A region of Desulfobacterales bacterium DNA encodes the following proteins:
- a CDS encoding polyprenyl synthetase family protein translates to MFDLQAYLKHKSQLINQALEAVLKSTDTPDRLLEAMTYALMAEGKRIRPILCLAAAETVDGDPQDVMPAACALEMIHTYSLIHDDLPAMDDDDMRRGQPTCHKAFDEATAILAGDALLTLAFQMLSSIAISDPQQANKWLRVIRFISHAAGYCGMIQGQMLDMASEKKRFSLDELKSMHRLKTGALIEASVCCGSELVGVNDIQINLLKKYAQNIGLAFQVTDDILNVEGDPEIMGKAVGTDEQRRKTTYPALLGLAESKDFAARLIDDALGALESFDQKADPLRAIARYIHERNR, encoded by the coding sequence ATGTTTGACCTGCAAGCATACCTGAAGCACAAAAGCCAGTTGATTAATCAGGCGCTGGAAGCTGTCTTAAAATCGACAGACACCCCGGATCGCCTCCTGGAGGCCATGACGTATGCACTGATGGCCGAGGGAAAACGCATTCGACCGATATTGTGCCTGGCAGCAGCCGAAACGGTTGATGGGGATCCGCAAGATGTCATGCCGGCAGCCTGTGCGCTTGAGATGATCCACACCTATTCACTGATTCATGATGATTTGCCTGCAATGGACGATGACGATATGCGTCGGGGACAACCCACTTGTCACAAGGCTTTTGACGAAGCCACTGCTATCCTGGCTGGAGACGCCCTGCTGACCTTGGCTTTTCAAATGCTGTCATCCATTGCGATCAGCGACCCGCAGCAGGCCAACAAATGGTTGCGTGTGATTCGCTTTATTTCACACGCGGCGGGTTATTGCGGTATGATTCAAGGACAGATGCTGGACATGGCATCAGAAAAAAAACGCTTCAGCCTGGATGAACTGAAATCCATGCACCGCCTAAAGACCGGTGCCCTTATTGAAGCATCTGTCTGTTGCGGATCAGAGCTGGTTGGTGTAAATGATATTCAGATTAATTTGCTTAAGAAATATGCGCAAAATATTGGCCTTGCCTTTCAGGTAACAGATGATATTTTAAATGTCGAGGGCGATCCTGAGATTATGGGTAAGGCTGTTGGCACCGATGAGCAGCGACGTAAGACCACCTACCCTGCCCTCTTGGGTCTTGCGGAATCCAAAGACTTTGCTGCTCGATTGATCGACGATGCATTGGGCGCGTTGGAAAGCTTTGATCAAAAAGCCGATCCACTGCGCGCCATTGCGCGTTATATTCACGAAAGAAATCGTTAA
- the xseB gene encoding exodeoxyribonuclease VII small subunit, with product MAPKTFEQSMKQLEKIVQELEDGDLPLEKAIKKFEEGIKLTRFCSTKLDETEKKVSVLLKNAEGQLVAKPFQSEDESPDE from the coding sequence ATGGCCCCCAAAACTTTTGAACAATCAATGAAACAGCTTGAGAAAATAGTCCAGGAGCTTGAAGACGGCGATCTGCCCCTGGAAAAAGCCATTAAGAAATTTGAAGAGGGCATTAAGCTGACCCGTTTTTGTTCCACCAAATTAGATGAAACCGAAAAGAAAGTTTCTGTTCTGTTGAAAAACGCTGAAGGTCAATTGGTGGCAAAACCATTTCAATCAGAGGACGAATCGCCCGATGAATAG
- the xseA gene encoding exodeoxyribonuclease VII large subunit, producing the protein MAPQTENEKNQAFEDFNGVDGIRKIYKVSELTAEIKALLEETYPFIWIIGEISNFRLPLSGHYYFTLKDSDAQINAVMFRGQQKQLKFEPEDGMRITGMGRLSLYEPRGSYQIILEYMEPSGVGALQIAYEKLKRQLAQEGLFDDQFKQPIPLLPQKIGLITSPTGAAVHDILHVIDRRFPNVAIQILPVKVQGDGAVDEIVAALDLLDDQAGFDVAILARGGGSLEDLQAFNSEPVARAVFGCRVPIISAVGHETDYTIADFVADLRAPTPSAAAELVVPVKNELHQLVKGVSLDLQYRIRNIIERLKLSLVDVSKHLTDPRKRSQDWRLRLDDLTSRLNRCMQFLLDRHTEQLQWRHERLLFYSPDTLLKNFKVIIDQYYSKILELYNKKIQKRMAQLRESSARLNALSPIAILARGYSITRTVPDSKIVLDTETVTLNQDLEVIVSKGALICKVKEKLKNGPQNF; encoded by the coding sequence ATGGCACCCCAGACAGAAAATGAAAAAAACCAAGCGTTTGAGGATTTCAATGGCGTTGATGGTATCCGTAAGATTTATAAGGTTTCCGAACTAACGGCAGAAATTAAAGCACTGCTGGAAGAAACGTATCCTTTTATTTGGATTATTGGTGAAATTTCAAATTTCCGGCTACCATTATCCGGCCATTATTATTTTACGCTCAAAGATTCGGATGCGCAGATCAATGCTGTCATGTTTCGCGGCCAGCAAAAACAGCTTAAATTTGAGCCTGAAGACGGCATGCGAATTACCGGCATGGGACGTCTGAGTCTGTATGAACCTCGCGGCTCTTATCAGATTATCTTGGAATACATGGAGCCGTCGGGTGTTGGTGCCCTGCAAATCGCCTATGAAAAGCTAAAACGCCAACTGGCTCAAGAAGGCTTGTTTGATGATCAATTTAAGCAGCCCATACCGCTATTACCGCAAAAAATCGGGCTGATCACTTCACCAACGGGCGCGGCGGTTCACGATATATTGCATGTTATTGATCGACGTTTTCCGAATGTGGCCATTCAGATCCTACCGGTCAAGGTTCAAGGTGACGGTGCTGTGGATGAAATTGTGGCCGCCCTGGATCTGCTGGACGATCAAGCCGGATTTGATGTGGCCATTTTGGCGCGTGGCGGTGGATCTTTGGAGGATTTACAGGCATTTAACAGCGAGCCGGTCGCCAGAGCGGTCTTTGGCTGCCGCGTGCCGATTATATCTGCAGTCGGCCATGAAACTGACTACACCATTGCCGATTTTGTGGCTGATTTAAGAGCGCCAACGCCTTCTGCGGCAGCTGAGCTGGTTGTTCCGGTAAAAAATGAGTTGCACCAACTCGTCAAGGGCGTCTCTCTTGATTTGCAGTATCGCATACGCAATATTATCGAACGTCTGAAACTATCCCTGGTTGATGTGTCAAAGCACTTGACCGATCCCCGCAAAAGATCCCAGGATTGGCGTTTGCGCTTAGATGATCTCACATCGCGCCTAAACCGATGTATGCAATTTTTATTGGATCGCCATACAGAACAACTTCAATGGCGCCATGAGCGTCTGTTGTTTTACAGTCCTGATACCCTTCTTAAAAACTTTAAAGTTATTATTGATCAATATTATTCTAAAATATTGGAATTATATAATAAAAAAATACAAAAAAGGATGGCCCAACTGCGAGAATCAAGCGCCCGGTTGAATGCATTAAGCCCCATCGCGATTCTAGCGCGCGGCTACAGCATTACGCGCACGGTTCCTGACTCTAAGATTGTACTTGACACGGAAACCGTAACACTCAATCAGGATCTCGAGGTGATCGTCTCAAAAGGCGCCCTCATTTGTAAGGTAAAGGAAAAATTAAAAAATGGCCCCCAAAACTTTTGA
- a CDS encoding Bax inhibitor-1/YccA family protein: MQSISTNQTQVQVRVNDFIRSVYNWMGIGLALTGLVAYSVANTPAVMNLIIRFPMLPLVAIIAWFILGIYIRAKIAKLRASTATVLFLIFSGLMGFALSTIFFAYTATSITSTFLICSATFVACSIYGWTTKRDLTSMGGFLFMGLIGIIIASIVNIWFRSPQVSMIVSYLGVLIFIGLTAYDTQNLKAMAVSQPADVGASAVRKGAILGALSLYVNFINLFLFLLHIFGVHRD; this comes from the coding sequence ATGCAATCCATATCAACAAATCAGACCCAAGTCCAGGTCCGTGTAAACGATTTTATCCGCAGTGTATACAATTGGATGGGTATTGGGCTGGCTTTGACCGGTCTTGTCGCTTATTCTGTCGCCAACACTCCGGCAGTAATGAATTTGATCATCCGTTTTCCAATGCTGCCGCTTGTGGCAATTATCGCTTGGTTCATTCTTGGAATTTATATCCGGGCTAAGATCGCTAAATTACGGGCATCAACCGCAACCGTCCTGTTTTTGATTTTTTCCGGGTTAATGGGCTTCGCGCTCTCCACGATATTTTTTGCATATACAGCCACTTCCATAACGTCAACATTTTTAATCTGTTCAGCAACTTTTGTCGCCTGCAGCATTTATGGTTGGACAACCAAGCGCGACCTGACCTCGATGGGTGGATTTCTTTTTATGGGGTTAATCGGTATCATCATTGCGTCAATTGTGAATATATGGTTTAGGAGCCCTCAGGTCAGCATGATCGTAAGTTATCTCGGTGTCCTCATATTCATTGGTCTAACAGCTTACGATACACAGAATCTTAAAGCCATGGCGGTTTCACAACCGGCGGATGTCGGTGCAAGTGCCGTGCGTAAAGGCGCGATACTGGGTGCGCTCTCCTTATACGTTAATTTCATCAATTTGTTTCTTTTCCTTCTGCATATATTCGGTGTTCATAGAGATTAG